ACCGCTGTCGCAAACCGGCGGATGCCGACATCCTGGTGCCGGGCGACACCATTTCGCTGATCGGCACCACCTCGACCCATATCGATTACGACCAAATTGACAACATGCTGGTGACGCCGCAAGAGGTGGACATTCTGATCCGCGAGGGAGCGCTGCTGGCGCCGACCCTGGCGCAGACCCGCATTCTGCGCGCCTATGCCGGGGTGCGGCCGCTGGTGGCCAGCGACGACGATCCTAGCGGGCGCAACGTCAGCCGCGGCATCGTGCTGCTCGATCACGCCAGCCGCGACGGGCTGGAAGGGTTTATCACCATCACCGGCGGCAAGTTGATGACCTACCGCCTGATGGCTGAGTGGGCTACCGACAAGGTATGCGAAAAGCTCGGTGTAAACCGCCCGTGCACCACTGCGCAGGACGCGTTGCCCGGATCCCGCCAGTCGGCGGAGGAAACGGTGCGCAGCGTGGTTTCTCTGCCCGCCAGCATTCGCGGCTCGGCAATTTACCGCCACGGCGATCGCGCCAGCCAGGTGCCGACGGCCGATCGGCTCGACACCAGCCTGGTGTGCGAATGCGAAGCGGTGACCGCCGGGGAAGTGCGTTATGCGGTCAATTCGCTGACCGTCAACAATCTGGTGGATCTGCGCCGCCGCACCCGCGTCGGCATGGGCACCTGCCAGGGAGAACTCTGCGCCTGCCGCGCCGCCGGGTTGTTGACGCGCTTTAAGGTCAGCACGCCGCAGCAATCCATCGCGCAGTTGTCGCAGTTCCTCAACGAACGGTGGAAAGGCGTACGGCCGATCGCCTGGGGTGATGCGCTGCGCGAGAGCGAATTTACCAGCTGGGTTTACCAAGGGTTGTGCGGGCTTGAAGCCCGGGCCGACAAGGAGCAGGAGGCGGATGATGCGATTTGACGTAGTGGTGATTGGCGGCGGCCTGGCGGGCCTGAGCTGCGCCATTGCCGTGGCCGAACAGGGCAAGCGCTGTGCGGTGGTTAGTTCCGGCCAGAGCGCGCTCTATTTCTCCTCCGGTTCGCTCGATCTGCTGGCAAGATTGCCGGATGGCACGCCGGTCGAGATGCCGCTGGCTGCGTTACCGCAGCTGGCGCAGCAGGCGCCGCAGCATCCGTATGCCCTGATCGGGCCCGGCCGGGTAGCGGCGCTGTCCGCCGCCGCACAGCGGCTGCTGGAGCGCTGTGGGCTGAACCTGCAGGGCGAGGGCGCCAACAACCACCTGCGCATTACGCCGCTGGGCACGCGCCGCGCCACCTGGCTCAGCCCGCAGGCGATCCCGACGCTGCCGCTGACCGGCCAACTGCCGTGGCGGCGCATTGCGGTGATTGGCATCGAGGGTTTCCTCGACTTCCAACCGCAGATGGCCGCCGATTCTCTGAGCCGTGAGCTCGGCGTAGAGACGGAAGTGGCCTATTTGCACATGCCGGCGTTGGACAGATTGCGCAATAACCCCAGCGAGTTCCGCGCGGTGAACATCGCCCGGGTTCTGGATTTGATGGAAAGCCTGCCGCCGATGGCTGAGGAGCTGAGACGACTGGCGGGCGAGGCCGACGCGCTCTTCCTGCCGGCCTGTCTGGGATTGGAGGACGACGCGTCGCTGGCGGTACTGCAGGATGCGGTTGGCAAACCGATCCGGCTGTTGCCGACGCTGCCGCCTTCGGTGCCCGGCATGCGCTTGCATCAGGCGCTGCGGCGGCGTTTCCAACAGCTGGGCGGCGTTTTCATGCCGGGCGACAGTGTGCTGCGTGCCGAGTGCGAAGCCGGCCGCGTTACCGGCCTGTATACCCGCAACCATGGCGATATTCCGCTGCGGGCGCAACAGGTCGTGCTGGCCAGCGGCAGCTTCTTCAGCAACGGACTGGTGGCGGGTTTCGACGGCGTGCGTGAGCCGATCTTCGGACTGGACGTACACAGCCGCGCGAATCGCGCTGACTGGAGCCGGCGCGAGCTGTTCGCGCCGCAGCCTTATCTGCAGTTTGGTGTGCGCACCGACGGCAGGCTGCGGGCGATGAAGCAGGGAATGGCGTTCGACAATCTGTACGCCATCGGCGCGGTCGCAGGCGGCTACGATCCGCTGCAGCAGGGCTGTGGCGCCGGCGTGTCATTGATCGGTGCGCTGCACGTCGCGCAGCAGATCGCCGCGGAGGAAAACGCATGAGCCTGCATCAGGACCACAGCTTTGAAAGCTGCATCAAATGCACCGTCTGCACCACCTATTGCCCGGTCGCCAAAGTGAACCCGCTCTATCCGGGGCCAAAACAGGCGGGGCCGGACGGTGAGCGGCTGCGGTTGAAAGATCCGGCGCTGTACGACGAAGCGCTGAAATACTGCACCAACTGCAAACGTTGTGAAGTGGCCTGCCCGTCCGATGTCAAAATCGGCGACATCATTCAGCGCGCCCGTGCCGACTTCGCTCAGAGCAAGCCGACGCTGCGCGACGCCATTCTCAGCCACACCGACATCATGGGCTCGCTGTCGACGCCGTTCGCACCGATCGTCAATGCCGCTACCGGGCTGAAACCGGTGCGCAAGCTGCTGGACAAGGCGCTGAAGATCGATCACCGTCGCGAACTGCCGAAATACTCGTTCGGCACCTTCCGCCGCTGGTACCGGCAACAGGCGCAGGCTCAGCAGCGTTATGCCGAGCAGGTGGCGTTTTTCCACGGCTGCTTCGTCAACTATAACCATCCGCAGCTGGGCAAGGATTTGATCCGAGTGTTCAATGCGCTGGATATCGGTGTGCAGCTGCTGAAACGCGAGAAATGCTGCGGCGTACCGCTGATCGCCAACGGGTTTATCGAGCAGGCCAAAAAGCAGGCCAGGGTAAACGCCGAGTCGCTGCATGAAACGGTGCTGGAGCGCGGTATTCCGGTGGTCGCGACCTCATCGAGCTGTACTTTCACCCTGCGCGACGAATACCCTCATCTGCTGGACGTGGACACCACCCCGGTGCGCGATCGGGTGGAGCTGGCGACGCGTTATCTCTACCGCCTGATCAATCAGGGGCGCAGCCTGCCGCTCAAGCGCACGCCGCTGCGGGTGGCTTATCACACGCCTTGCCATATGGAGAAGATGGGCTGGACGGCCTACACCCTGGAGCTGCTGCGGCA
The sequence above is drawn from the Serratia sp. FDAARGOS_506 genome and encodes:
- the glpA gene encoding anaerobic glycerol-3-phosphate dehydrogenase subunit A, with protein sequence MSSYFDGGETDVIIIGGGATGAGIARDCARRGLRCILLERHDIATGATGRNHGLLHSGARYAVTDGESARECIEENRILKRIAHHCIERTDGLFITLPQDSLDYQQQFIAACRQAGIDAEAIDPQLALRLEPAANPALIGAVRVPDGTVDPFRLTAANMLDAREHGAQILTYHQVVGLLRSGDRVTGVRVYDHQNQRRYELHAPVVVNAAGIWGQQIAEYADLRIRMFPAKGALLILGHRINNMVINRCRKPADADILVPGDTISLIGTTSTHIDYDQIDNMLVTPQEVDILIREGALLAPTLAQTRILRAYAGVRPLVASDDDPSGRNVSRGIVLLDHASRDGLEGFITITGGKLMTYRLMAEWATDKVCEKLGVNRPCTTAQDALPGSRQSAEETVRSVVSLPASIRGSAIYRHGDRASQVPTADRLDTSLVCECEAVTAGEVRYAVNSLTVNNLVDLRRRTRVGMGTCQGELCACRAAGLLTRFKVSTPQQSIAQLSQFLNERWKGVRPIAWGDALRESEFTSWVYQGLCGLEARADKEQEADDAI
- the glpB gene encoding glycerol-3-phosphate dehydrogenase subunit GlpB gives rise to the protein MRFDVVVIGGGLAGLSCAIAVAEQGKRCAVVSSGQSALYFSSGSLDLLARLPDGTPVEMPLAALPQLAQQAPQHPYALIGPGRVAALSAAAQRLLERCGLNLQGEGANNHLRITPLGTRRATWLSPQAIPTLPLTGQLPWRRIAVIGIEGFLDFQPQMAADSLSRELGVETEVAYLHMPALDRLRNNPSEFRAVNIARVLDLMESLPPMAEELRRLAGEADALFLPACLGLEDDASLAVLQDAVGKPIRLLPTLPPSVPGMRLHQALRRRFQQLGGVFMPGDSVLRAECEAGRVTGLYTRNHGDIPLRAQQVVLASGSFFSNGLVAGFDGVREPIFGLDVHSRANRADWSRRELFAPQPYLQFGVRTDGRLRAMKQGMAFDNLYAIGAVAGGYDPLQQGCGAGVSLIGALHVAQQIAAEENA
- the glpC gene encoding anaerobic glycerol-3-phosphate dehydrogenase subunit GlpC, producing the protein MSLHQDHSFESCIKCTVCTTYCPVAKVNPLYPGPKQAGPDGERLRLKDPALYDEALKYCTNCKRCEVACPSDVKIGDIIQRARADFAQSKPTLRDAILSHTDIMGSLSTPFAPIVNAATGLKPVRKLLDKALKIDHRRELPKYSFGTFRRWYRQQAQAQQRYAEQVAFFHGCFVNYNHPQLGKDLIRVFNALDIGVQLLKREKCCGVPLIANGFIEQAKKQARVNAESLHETVLERGIPVVATSSSCTFTLRDEYPHLLDVDTTPVRDRVELATRYLYRLINQGRSLPLKRTPLRVAYHTPCHMEKMGWTAYTLELLRQIPGLELVVLDSQCCGIAGTYGFKSENYATSQGIGAPLFRQIEESGVDLVVTDCETCKWQIEMSTSKRCEHPITLLAQALA